The following nucleotide sequence is from Streptomyces pactum.
AAGACCGAGCCCAACCAGTGCGACGACACGTCCTGGGTGTACGACGTCGGGGAGAACGGCGACGCCTCGGTGGACGCCCTGATCTGCGACAACACCGCGGACCTGGTGCACGCCTTCCGGCAGTGGCCCACCGCCAAGGCGTCCTTCGCCACCAAGTTCGTCAACCCCGACCTGCTCGCCCTGGACCCGCGGGGCCGGACCCGTATCCGCTTCTCCCTGATGCCGCCGGACGACTCCCGGCTGCTGGACCTGCGCACCTCTCCCGTCGCCGAGCGCGTCCGCGCCGCCGCCGACTTCCTGGACGCCGGGTACGAGGTGCACTTCAACCTCTCACCCGTGGTGATCCGGCCCGGCTGGGAGGACGCCTGGGCGGAGCTGCTGACCCGTCTCGACGACGTGCTCCCGGAACGGGTGAAACGGCAGGCCGCCGCCGAGGTGATCATGCTCACGCACAACCGGGACCTGCACGAGGTCAACCTCGGCTGGCACCCCCGGGCCGAGGACGTCCTGTGGCGGCCGGAGATCCAGCAGGCCAAGCGCTCCGAGAACGGCGCGGTCAACGTCCGCTACCGCAACCAGGTCAAGGCCGCCGCGGTGGACACCCTGCGCGGCCTGGTCCACCGTCACACCCCCTGGCTGCGCATCCGGTACGCCTTCTGAGCGCCGCGCCGTCGCCGGGCGGGGTCACCCCTGCGGAGGAGCCTGCCCGGGGGCCCGGTCCGAGGCGGGCCAGACGTAGGGCAG
It contains:
- a CDS encoding spore photoproduct lyase family protein translates to MHHPSPTPDDGSGTLFGLDALDPPGAGPAHVRQGPPFRDSATARRLLPVREIYAEPAAAASPRGRQILARFPGARLITVDSHWRIPGLHGNEGNVERWVRVKGETLVLGERKTFTVRPNGRSADWIAPGASNGCAMACAYCYVPRRKGYANPVTVFTNIDRTIAHLARHIAHQGPKTEPNQCDDTSWVYDVGENGDASVDALICDNTADLVHAFRQWPTAKASFATKFVNPDLLALDPRGRTRIRFSLMPPDDSRLLDLRTSPVAERVRAAADFLDAGYEVHFNLSPVVIRPGWEDAWAELLTRLDDVLPERVKRQAAAEVIMLTHNRDLHEVNLGWHPRAEDVLWRPEIQQAKRSENGAVNVRYRNQVKAAAVDTLRGLVHRHTPWLRIRYAF